Proteins encoded within one genomic window of Polaribacter sp. NJDZ03:
- a CDS encoding glycosyltransferase encodes MKLAIVTAYPPSKVTLNEYAYHLVKSFRQSKKVTELILLTDKTLEGKDINFTENGCKITVKECWEFNSYTNIINVTKAINQTKPDAILFNLQFMKFGDKKVAAALGLAIPMVCKIKKIPTIVLLHNILEQVDLESAGFTSNKLAQKIYNLIGTSLTKLILKADLVTVTMDKYVTTLADKYKVGNVKMIPHGTFEIPENPSQKLPEGPLKIMTFGKFGTYKKVESMIEAVEIVRKETGLDLEIVIAGTDNPNVPGYLENAKETYKHVPQLTFTGYVEEVEVAPLFTESAVVVFPYTSTTGSSGVLHQAGSYGRAVVMPNLGDLATLIEDEGYRGEFFEPESVTSLANAIKAIVTNDAYRIELGEANYKAATAFPMERITNIYLDEFNKIIEKKK; translated from the coding sequence ATGAAATTAGCCATTGTAACAGCATATCCACCAAGTAAAGTAACTTTAAATGAATACGCTTATCACTTGGTAAAAAGTTTTAGACAGAGTAAAAAAGTAACAGAGTTAATTTTATTAACAGATAAGACTTTAGAAGGAAAAGATATTAATTTTACAGAAAATGGATGTAAAATTACGGTGAAAGAATGTTGGGAATTTAACAGCTACACAAATATTATAAATGTTACCAAAGCAATTAACCAAACAAAGCCAGATGCTATTTTGTTTAATTTACAGTTTATGAAGTTTGGTGATAAAAAAGTGGCTGCAGCTTTAGGATTGGCAATACCAATGGTTTGTAAAATAAAAAAAATACCTACAATTGTTTTATTACATAATATTTTAGAACAAGTAGATTTAGAAAGTGCAGGTTTTACATCAAACAAACTGGCTCAAAAAATATATAATCTTATAGGAACTTCATTAACCAAGTTAATTTTAAAAGCAGATTTAGTTACGGTAACCATGGATAAATATGTAACTACTTTAGCAGATAAATACAAGGTAGGTAATGTAAAAATGATTCCTCATGGTACTTTTGAAATACCAGAAAATCCGTCTCAAAAATTACCAGAAGGACCTTTAAAAATTATGACTTTTGGTAAATTCGGAACCTATAAAAAGGTAGAGTCTATGATTGAGGCTGTAGAAATTGTAAGAAAAGAAACAGGTTTAGATTTAGAGATTGTAATTGCAGGAACAGACAACCCAAACGTACCTGGTTATTTAGAAAATGCAAAAGAAACCTATAAACATGTACCACAACTTACTTTTACAGGTTATGTAGAAGAGGTAGAAGTAGCACCTTTGTTTACGGAAAGCGCTGTTGTTGTTTTTCCTTATACGTCTACAACAGGAAGTTCTGGAGTATTACACCAAGCAGGTAGTTATGGTAGAGCTGTAGTAATGCCCAATCTAGGAGATTTAGCCACTTTAATTGAAGATGAAGGGTATAGAGGTGAGTTTTTTGAACCAGAAAGTGTAACCAGTTTAGCAAATGCTATTAAAGCTATTGTAACTAACGATGCATACAGAATAGAATTAGGTGAAGCTAATTATAAGGCTGCAACTGCTTTTCCAATGGAAAGAATTACAAATATTTATTTAGACGAATTCAATAAAATTATAGAGAAAAAGAAATAA
- a CDS encoding oligosaccharide flippase family protein: protein MILSPRLLKGKIKPEQLFMLSVLLVNGGNYLYNLVLGRVLGPEKFADAAILITFLLVLSFVAMTFQLVTAKFSVLFEDSIFSGFISKIYKNALFTGIFLGIAIIVFSTQLQHFFKTTSSTMFVIFGFGVPFYFLMSVNRGVFQGKQELKSLSVTYQSEMISRLLLTFTLLYFLDIDSSLIIAIGIFCSFVFGLIPFKSSNFSLFKPFSLEADNKKLVKNFFIITAFYELTQIIINNSDILLVKHYFESYEAGLYASLALIGRVVYFIAWMFVMLLLPKVVQLKKEGKDTLPILLKYVVYIGFIAAVIVISCFLFPDEIIKILFGSEYLSVSSLLWKYASATGIFAISNIFAYYYLSLDKYVPVVLSGIFGMLQIVLVVLFHETLEQVVHVQIIAMVLLLIVQLSFFFFKDSRTSKSIKEIKE from the coding sequence ATGATTTTATCCCCTAGGCTATTAAAAGGAAAAATTAAACCAGAACAACTGTTTATGTTAAGTGTTCTCTTAGTTAATGGAGGAAATTACTTATACAATTTGGTTTTAGGTAGGGTTTTAGGTCCAGAGAAATTTGCTGATGCAGCAATTTTAATTACTTTTTTATTGGTTTTATCTTTTGTAGCCATGACTTTTCAGTTGGTTACCGCTAAGTTTTCTGTGCTTTTTGAAGATTCAATTTTTAGTGGTTTTATTTCTAAAATTTACAAAAATGCGCTATTTACAGGAATCTTTTTAGGGATTGCAATTATTGTTTTTTCAACGCAATTGCAACATTTTTTTAAAACAACTTCTTCAACAATGTTTGTTATTTTTGGGTTTGGAGTTCCGTTTTATTTTCTGATGAGTGTTAATAGAGGTGTTTTTCAAGGAAAACAAGAATTAAAATCTTTATCAGTTACATACCAATCAGAAATGATTAGTCGTTTATTATTAACTTTTACATTATTATATTTTTTAGATATAGATTCATCATTAATTATAGCAATCGGTATTTTTTGTTCTTTTGTTTTTGGGTTAATTCCATTTAAAAGTAGCAATTTTTCATTATTTAAACCTTTTTCTTTAGAAGCAGATAATAAAAAGTTAGTGAAGAATTTCTTTATTATTACTGCTTTTTATGAGTTAACACAAATCATTATTAATAACAGTGATATTCTATTGGTTAAACATTATTTTGAATCTTATGAGGCTGGGTTATACGCTTCATTAGCACTTATTGGTAGAGTAGTCTATTTTATTGCTTGGATGTTTGTAATGTTACTTTTACCAAAAGTTGTTCAATTAAAAAAAGAAGGCAAAGATACGTTACCAATCTTGTTAAAATACGTTGTTTATATTGGTTTTATTGCAGCTGTAATCGTTATTAGTTGCTTTTTATTTCCTGATGAAATAATTAAAATTTTATTTGGTAGTGAATACTTATCAGTTTCATCATTATTATGGAAATATGCTTCTGCAACAGGAATTTTTGCCATCTCAAATATATTTGCATATTATTATTTGTCGTTAGATAAATATGTACCTGTTGTACTTTCTGGTATTTTTGGAATGTTACAAATAGTATTGGTTGTTTTGTTTCATGAAACTTTAGAGCAAGTTGTTCATGTACAAATTATAGCCATGGTATTATTATTAATAGTACAACTTAGTTTCTTCTTTTTTAAAGATTCTAGAACATCTAAATCTATAAAAGAAATAAAAGAGTAA